AAGTACTGTTAACGCGAATGCCCAGAATAACCGATTCCATCTAAGTGGATCAGAATCCACTTCTTTCTGCACAACCGCTGCCAAAATAAATGATGCGGAATCGAAAGTCGTCGAAAGGAAAATAATTGCTAGGATTGTGAACAATGGTACAATAATTTTTGCGATTGGAAGCTGATGTAAAATGGCGATGATTGTCGCCGGTGCTCCTGCTTCATTCATGAATCCGATTACATCAAAAGTGCCGCTTAATTGCAGATAAAGTCCGAAGTTCCCAAGAATTCCAAAGAACAACATACTGCCAACAGTTCCGTAAATCATTGTACCGAGAATCATTTCCTGAATCGTTCTACCACGAGATATGCGGGCAACAAATAAACCGACGAATGGTGCGTACACTACCCACCAAGCCCAATAAAAAATAGTCCATTTCTGGGGAAAGTCTGTTTTATCAAAACCCTCTAAATTTCCGAATGGTTCAAGCCACGTCGCCATTGTAAAGAAATTATCAATAATAATACCGAAACTTGTAAACGCTGTATTGCTAATGAATAATGTCGGTCCCATTATAAAAACAAAAGCGAGAATAAAAACCGCTAACCAAAGGTTGACATCACTAAGTATTTTTATTCCTTTTTTGAGTCCGAAATAGGAACTTGTTGCAAAAATAGCTGTACAAAGCATCATAATAACAACTTGCATACCGAGGGTAACCGGAATGCCTGTAATATCAGCAACGCCGGCCGCAATCATCGGTGTACCGAGTGCCAGTGTCGTGCCTGCACCGCCCATTAAACCGAACATGAATAGGACATCGATAATAACTCCGATTGGCGTGTCAACGAGTTTTCCGAGAACAGGTCTTACTGCCTCGCTAATTTTCAATACGCGCTTTTTTCGAACGTAGTAAAAATAAGCAATTGGAAGAGCCGGTAATGTATAAATTGCCCAAGCTATCGGTCCCCAGTGGAAAATACCGTAAGCGGTAGACCATGAAATCGCTTCATTGGATTCTGGCGCAAGACCAAATGGCGGTGCTTGATAATAATAAGCCCACTCGATCATGCCCCAATAGAGAATACTCGAACCAATTCCCGCAGAGAACATCATCGCTGCCCAGGAAAATGTATTGAACTCCTTCCGTTCTCCTCTATCGCCCAGCTTTACTTTTCCATTTTTACTAAAAGCGACATACATAAGAAATACAAATGCTGCTAACCCAACAAATAAATAAACGACGCCAAATGTTTCCGTCATAAATTCATTTGCCATATTGACAATTACTTCACCGGCTTCAGGAAATAGCATCAGCGGAATAGAAACCGCGAGTATTAAAATTAAAGCGCCTATAAAAGTAGGCCAATCAATAATTTTCATCGGACGAATCCTTTCACCGTATGTTTTGATTTAATTGGAAATGCTTTACTGAAAAAGTTTTTGAATACAAAAGATATGATTCATATTCAATAGCTTGTCATTTAAAAAACTGTTTATACTTTCGATTGAAAATATACATAATGATTAAACGACAACTGAATAAAAAAATGTAACTTTTACCAGCAAGTAGCGTCTATACACATGAGGTGATGTTATGAAAAGACTTATTATTTTGTTTATCATAACTGGACTTGTATTAGTTGGGTGTCATCAAGCTGCATCAAAAGGTAAAGTCCAAAAAACCGATTCAACAAAACAAAGAGTCTATAGCGGTTCATGGGATGATAACCCCATTATTATTGAACAAAGAAATAACAAAGATTACGAAACAGTGAATGAGCTAACAAATCCCGATGATGTGAAAACACTGATAAAGGCTTTGGGAAATGCAGACTGGGAGGAGAATGTCAAAGTGGATATTGGGTCACCAGACTATCGTTTCTCTTGGAATTCATTTAATCACAGCATTTGGATCAATCAAGAATACGAAAGATTGGAACTGTTAGTTGAAGGCCAATCAAATTATGGGAGTTTGTCTAAGGATTCATCTCATATTGTATTTGAAATATTGACAGGAAAAAAACTTGAAAATTACAAGTAATTAAGCGTTGAAATACACAGTAAGG
This genomic window from Sporosarcina sp. Marseille-Q4063 contains:
- a CDS encoding BCCT family transporter, with product MKIIDWPTFIGALILILAVSIPLMLFPEAGEVIVNMANEFMTETFGVVYLFVGLAAFVFLMYVAFSKNGKVKLGDRGERKEFNTFSWAAMMFSAGIGSSILYWGMIEWAYYYQAPPFGLAPESNEAISWSTAYGIFHWGPIAWAIYTLPALPIAYFYYVRKKRVLKISEAVRPVLGKLVDTPIGVIIDVLFMFGLMGGAGTTLALGTPMIAAGVADITGIPVTLGMQVVIMMLCTAIFATSSYFGLKKGIKILSDVNLWLAVFILAFVFIMGPTLFISNTAFTSFGIIIDNFFTMATWLEPFGNLEGFDKTDFPQKWTIFYWAWWVVYAPFVGLFVARISRGRTIQEMILGTMIYGTVGSMLFFGILGNFGLYLQLSGTFDVIGFMNEAGAPATIIAILHQLPIAKIIVPLFTILAIIFLSTTFDSASFILAAVVQKEVDSDPLRWNRLFWAFALTVLPLVLMFIGGLETLQTASIVAGFPVVFIMILLAWSFMKASSEDILASKDYDSPMIHINRREEKNRMTKKKRRSED